From the genome of Kluyveromyces lactis strain NRRL Y-1140 chromosome F complete sequence:
CTATCGAacatattgaaaagtttaCCTGTAGATCTTCTTCCTGGAGAGAATGATCCTAGTGACAGGAGCTTACCTCAACAGCCTTTACATAAAGCTCTTTTCGATGACGCATTGAGCCCTTATTTTGATCTAGAAAATGCAGACATCTTTCACTCTGTTTCCAATCCTTACTGGTTTGATATAGAAGGATTGCAGCTGTTGGCTACAAGCGGGCAACAGATAAACGATATTACGAAATATGTCATTCCGTTTtatgaagaaacaaaatctCTAAAGGGGGACACGATTGATCACAGACTCGATTTAGCCGAAGCTACATTAAAATGGCAAAACATAGCACCAACGGCTCCGGACACTCTATGGTGCTACCCATATTCAGACAATGATCCGTTCATTCTCAAAGAATGGCCacatgtatatataattgGAAACCAGCCAGAATTTGGCTATCGCAAAACTCAACTAGAGGGAGCAGTGGAGGTGTTGATAGTCTCAGTTCCAGAGTTTTCCACTACTGGACAATACCTGGTATTAGATTTGGATAGCCTAGTTCCAGAAGTCCATACAATAGCTGTGTGACTTTATAGATTATTATTTACATGGATTAACTTCATCTGTACTATTTATTATTCATTATGAAGTCTGAACGGCACTCTTTGTATCGGAACCTCTTTGTGTCTCTGATTCGTGGTCATGCCATAAGAGTCATCAGAGCCATAGCTAGTATAACTCAAAGTCCTTCTATCAGAGCTAACATCTAATCTGTTTAGTAGCCTTTCGGCAATGTTGGGAATTATTGGTTGTGAAAAGATCAGGCTAATCCTGGCAGCCTCCATTGCGCTGTAAACGATCAAATCCTTTTCAAGGCCCTTTTTAGACCAAGGTTCGGTTGATTGAATAAAACTGTTTGCTTCGTTAATAATGTTCCATAAGATTTTTTGGGCGCCAGTTATATCGTATTGCTGGAAACAATTGTTAACACTCTCAGTGCAGTTGTCTAGACTTTTTAATAAAGCGGTGAATTCAGCCTGAGATTCCTTAGGGAAGACCGAACTTAGTTCCTCGATGGGTTTTCCAGAAAATAGTTCAACTCCTGAGGCTAGAGAGAATTTCTTACCGCCGCAACGGTTTATCAAGTTACCCAACTTCGAGCAAAGAAGCTCCCTGGTTTCCCACAGgtttttttcaataaagttTCCATCACTTTCGATATTAGAGTTCTCAAGTAGATACCATCTTGTTGTATCTGCTCCATAATATGAGATAATCTGAATAGGATCCACCACGTTTCCAAGACTTTTACTCATCTTCACTCCTCCACTTAGCCAATGGCCGTGAACAACAACTCTGTTTGGTAAAGGTAATTTCGCCGCCAACAAGAACGCAGGCCAATATACTGTGTGGAACTTGATAATATCCTTGCCAATAACGTGTTCCGTGTTTTCCCACCACTCTTTTGGCTTTTCGATAAAACTTCTGTTATTGTGCAAAACTTGTGTCGAGTCTACGTCATTTCTAATTGCATCGATACCACCAATAGAGGTAAGGTAATTACATAGCGCATCAAACCACACATACACTTTTTGAGATTCATCCTCTGGTACGGGTATACCCCATTGTAGCCGAGTCGCAGGACGCGATACAGATATATCCCGCAGTTCATTGGATTCAAGTTCTCTCAGGATTTGCGAATGTCTTAAAGGAGGATAAATGAATGTTGGATTCTCTCTTAATAATTTGATCAATGGTTCTTGAAACGCTGATAGCTTGAAGAAGTAGTTTAGTTCAGATTGATATGTAACCTCGTTCCTAGATTCGGAGTTGATGTATTTAGCATCAGGATCGAAGCTACCGTCATATGGTATTGGTGGACCGTCGATAGTCAACTTTAAGATTTTCGTATCTGGATAAAATGTCTcatcagaaacagaataCCAGCCTTTATGCTCCCCCTTATAAATGTACCCGTTATTGTAGCATAGGTTCCAGAGCTTTTTCACATTATTTACATGATCTGGATCAGTGGTTCTTATGAATCTGGTAAACTTAATATTAGCGTCCTTGTCTAAATGAACGAAATGCTCGCACAACTCATCAACAAAAGCTTTGGGATTACTGTAACCTTTCTGCTGAGCAGCCAGTTGAATTTTCAAACCATGCTCGTCTACACCGGTCGTGAAGCAAGTATCCTGGCCGGCAAGTTTCTTCCATCTATTTTGCACATCACACAGTAGACTGCTGTAAAGGTGCCCTAAATGAGGTTTTGCATTGGGATAAAATATTGGAGTGGTAATGTGAAATTTCGATACCGCTCGTACCGCTTTAGAAGTCATACTTGGCAAGTGAAAGAGTTGCTAGTTGTTGATTTCGTTCTGCAGTGTTTATTCTTGTTTGTCTTTTCTCATAATGTTCGGTATAAAGATATTTTCAGAGGTTTTGTTAAACTAAAAGTCAGTTTTCCTACGTTAGATATTCGATCAAGAACCTTCACTTAAATTAGAAAATGTGAACGGTTATGGAGGCATATATACTTATTTGATTATGCTAATACATCCATAAATTAGTACCCATTTGCTGGAATATCTCCCAACAAAAGTGTTAAATATAATTATTTAGTGAACAAACTGACAACGTCCTCATCTTGGATTTTATGATTTAGCCCACATTTCTGTGGGGAATGCTTAGCCGATGAACCCCATACTAAGGCGTACttgaatttatctttaaAATCTCTGTGAATATTGTGGCAAAGATCACCTATGGAGCTGTTACTCCTAACAACCAATGGGTCTGAGAAATCTGGCTTTATACCACGCTTCTTTGTATATACACGGTTCAAATTTAATTGATACCAGATTTCATCTACCACGTCATCCAATCCTAAGTCATCCTCACATGACATGACCACTGTGTTTGGTTCTCTTGCTAGTCTATCTGCTTCTTCTAATGAGACA
Proteins encoded in this window:
- the MSM1 gene encoding methionine--tRNA ligase MSM1 (similar to uniprot|P22438 Saccharomyces cerevisiae YGR171C MSM1 Mitochondrial methionyl-tRNA synthetase (MetRS), functions as a monomer in mitochondrial protein synthesis; functions similarly to cytoplasmic MetRS although the cytoplasmic form contains a zinc-binding domain not found in Msm1p), with the protein product MTSKAVRAVSKFHITTPIFYPNAKPHLGHLYSSLLCDVQNRWKKLAGQDTCFTTGVDEHGLKIQLAAQQKGYSNPKAFVDELCEHFVHLDKDANIKFTRFIRTTDPDHVNNVKKLWNLCYNNGYIYKGEHKGWYSVSDETFYPDTKILKLTIDGPPIPYDGSFDPDAKYINSESRNEVTYQSELNYFFKLSAFQEPLIKLLRENPTFIYPPLRHSQILRELESNELRDISVSRPATRLQWGIPVPEDESQKVYVWFDALCNYLTSIGGIDAIRNDVDSTQVLHNNRSFIEKPKEWWENTEHVIGKDIIKFHTVYWPAFLLAAKLPLPNRVVVHGHWLSGGVKMSKSLGNVVDPIQIISYYGADTTRWYLLENSNIESDGNFIEKNLWETRELLCSKLGNLINRCGGKKFSLASGVELFSGKPIEELSSVFPKESQAEFTALLKSLDNCTESVNNCFQQYDITGAQKILWNIINEANSFIQSTEPWSKKGLEKDLIVYSAMEAARISLIFSQPIIPNIAERLLNRLDVSSDRRTLSYTSYGSDDSYGMTTNQRHKEVPIQRVPFRLHNE